One genomic window of Vespula pensylvanica isolate Volc-1 chromosome 12, ASM1446617v1, whole genome shotgun sequence includes the following:
- the LOC122633508 gene encoding beta-1,4-N-acetylgalactosaminyltransferase bre-4-like — MTVAAAVALWHRANLYKAMACVVLALIAVQYLLSGVLDRRSIETIFTINATRYADRTYRNHPRGLIIYGPATVSSIFRGSNNNNNNNNNNNVSSKMFLSSGKGDNGGSGLANITKPEAGVFPTSNVVGLPPGSPQYASNATNNATIQQCPLVSPNLVGPVAVSKIPPEISVIEKTFTEVNPGGRGCPTNCVARDRVAIIIPFRDRPQHLQALLFNVHPILLRQQIDYQIFVVEQEGTGAFNRAMLMNVGYVEALKERTFDCFIFHDVDLLPEDDRNLYTCPEQPRHMSVAVDKFRYKLPYADLFGGVSAMSREHFKLVNGFSNVFWGWGGEDDDMANRIKAHGLHISRYPANVARYKMLTHKKEKANPKRYEFLRTGKKRFATDGLSNLQYKLIDKQKPKLYTWLLVRLTPPQPS; from the exons ATGACTGTGGCCGCAGCCGTGGCACTGTGGCATCGTGCCAACCTCTACAAGGCGATGGCCTGCGTCGTCCTCGCGCTCATTGCCGTTCAGTATCTTCTAAGCGGGGTACTGGATCGTCGATCCATCGAGACCATATTCACCATTAACGCTACGAG ATACGCCGATCGGACATACAGGAACCATCCTCGTGGATTGATCATATACGGTCCGGCGACCGTGTCTAGCATTTTCAGaggcagcaacaacaacaacaacaacaacaacaacaacaatgtcTCTTCGAAAATGTTCCTATCAAGCGGCAAAGGGGATAATGGTGGAAGTGGTCTCGCAAACATTACCAAACCCGAAGCTGGAGTATTTCCGACGAGCAACGTCGTTGGGTTGCCTCCTGGAAGCCCTCAATATGCCTCGAATGCCACGAATAACGCGACGATTCAACAATGTCCGCTTGTATCTCCGAATCTCG ttGGTCCAGTGGCCGTTAGTAAAATTCCACCAGAGATATCGGTCATAGAAAAAACGTTCACCGAGGTGAATCCAGGTGGAAGAGGATGTCCAACGAATTGCGTAGCGAGAGATCGCGTAGCCATAATCATTCCGTTCCGTGATCGCCCACAGCATCTGCAGGCATTACTCTTCAACGTGCATCCGATTCTCTTACGTCAGCAAATCGATTATCAGATCTTTGTGGTCGAGCAGGAAG GCACCGGAGCGTTTAATCGAGCGATGCTGATGAACGTCGGTTACGTAGAGGCCTTGAAGGAGAGGACGTTCGATTGCTTCATTTTCCACGATGTCGATTTACTTCCGGAAGACGATAGAAATCTGTACACCTGCCCGGAACAACCCAGGCACATGTCCGTCGCCGTTGATAAGTTCAGATACAA GCTCCCGTATGCCGATCTTTTCGGTGGCGTTTCGGCTATGTCCCGAGAACATTTTAAACTGGTGAACGGCTTCAGCAACGTCTTTTGGGGTTGGGGTGGCGAGGACGACGACATGGCAAATCGTATAAAGGCTCATGGTTTGCATATATCTCGTTATCCTGCTAACGTAGCTCGCTACAAGATGCTAACGCACAAGAAGGAGAAGGCTAATCCAAAGag GTACGAGTTCCTGAGAACAGGGAAGAAGAGATTCGCGACGGATGGTCTAAGCAATCTTCAATACAAGCTGATCGATAAACAAAAGCCGAAATTGTATACGTGGCTTTTGGTACGACTGACACCACCGCAGCCTAGCTGA